From the Candidatus Peribacteria bacterium genome, one window contains:
- a CDS encoding SDR family NAD(P)-dependent oxidoreductase yields MSQTVLITGATAGIGAATAETLAANGFNVIINGRRMERLEALKTKLEALQKGRVHILHCDVTDRAGVIAGITNLPADWKNIDILVNNAGLGLGLGPINEGNPTDWDTMIDTNIKGLLNVTHAVMPGMIERKNGHIVNIGSIAGKEVYAGGNIYCMTKHAVDAVTKALRIDLLPHNIRVTSVDPGMVETEFNVVRFKGDREKAKARYAGLRVLDAVDVAEAILFAVTRPPHVCINDLVIMPTAQANTANAHKTEK; encoded by the coding sequence ATGTCTCAGACCGTCCTCATCACCGGCGCCACCGCAGGAATCGGCGCAGCAACAGCCGAAACTCTCGCTGCCAACGGTTTTAATGTCATCATAAACGGGCGGCGCATGGAACGGTTGGAGGCACTTAAAACAAAGCTGGAAGCGCTCCAGAAAGGCCGTGTGCATATTCTGCACTGCGACGTCACCGATCGTGCTGGTGTCATAGCTGGTATCACAAACCTGCCGGCAGATTGGAAGAACATCGATATCCTTGTGAATAATGCAGGGCTCGGCCTTGGCTTGGGACCTATCAACGAAGGCAATCCGACTGACTGGGATACCATGATCGATACGAACATCAAAGGGCTGCTGAATGTCACCCATGCGGTCATGCCGGGGATGATCGAACGGAAGAACGGACACATTGTGAACATCGGTTCTATTGCGGGAAAAGAGGTATACGCAGGCGGCAATATTTACTGCATGACCAAACACGCAGTGGACGCCGTCACCAAAGCGCTACGCATCGATCTCCTCCCCCACAATATCCGCGTCACCTCTGTCGACCCCGGAATGGTAGAAACAGAATTCAACGTCGTCCGATTCAAAGGTGACCGCGAGAAAGCCAAAGCACGCTATGCAGGACTACGCGTACTGGATGCAGTGGACGTTGCCGAAGCAATTCTCTTTGCCGTCACGCGCCCGCCACACGTCTGCATCAATGATCTAGTGATCATGCCGACGGCACAGGCAAATACGGCAAACGCGCACAAAACAGAAAAATAA
- the rplL gene encoding 50S ribosomal protein L7/L12, translating to MADTATIELTAEEKAVITALEKLNVVSLNNVVKYMEETYGISAAPVAMAGGAAADGAAAGGAEEKAAYDVELAEAGAQKIAVIKVVREITGLALGDAKAAVDGAPKIIKEGVPKADAEAMKKKLEEAGAKVNLK from the coding sequence ATGGCTGATACAGCTACCATCGAGCTCACCGCAGAGGAGAAGGCAGTCATTACCGCCCTCGAAAAGCTCAACGTTGTCTCCCTGAACAACGTCGTTAAATACATGGAAGAAACATACGGTATTTCTGCCGCTCCGGTCGCTATGGCTGGTGGCGCTGCTGCCGACGGTGCTGCCGCTGGCGGTGCTGAAGAGAAGGCTGCGTACGATGTCGAATTGGCAGAAGCAGGCGCTCAGAAGATCGCCGTGATCAAGGTTGTCCGCGAAATCACGGGTCTTGCACTCGGTGACGCAAAGGCAGCTGTCGACGGAGCACCGAAGATCATCAAGGAAGGTGTGCCGAAGGCTGACGCTGAGGCTATGAAGAAGAAACTCGAAGAGGCTGGTGCAAAGGTGAACCTCAAGTAA
- a CDS encoding FmdB family transcriptional regulator, which produces MPTFDFTCTACKSVFEKTLSFGVKTKPACPECGSKKTEKMLSMPGIVFKGSGFYKTDSKSSSIPKQPPAMTDAKQKTEPEKKPDTKPAQTDSGKTPAKP; this is translated from the coding sequence ATGCCAACCTTCGATTTCACCTGCACCGCCTGCAAGTCTGTCTTTGAAAAAACACTCTCTTTCGGCGTGAAAACGAAACCCGCGTGTCCGGAGTGTGGCAGTAAGAAAACAGAGAAGATGCTCTCAATGCCCGGCATCGTGTTTAAGGGCAGCGGCTTTTATAAGACGGACAGCAAATCATCATCAATCCCAAAGCAGCCCCCTGCAATGACTGACGCAAAGCAGAAGACGGAACCTGAAAAGAAGCCAGACACAAAACCGGCTCAAACAGATAGTGGAAAAACACCGGCGAAGCCGTAG
- a CDS encoding LCP family protein produces MSFTVRRLTDDKKKKRRPIPWKKVTKVLLKVSGPILAFSEIMYAHAQKKSEEKAKKKERLNVLKRVLVVLITVLCAALLFAATVKALVSLKVLNIKSLVSVAASDLPADAYGHTNILLLGKGDAGHDGVDLTDTIMIASIDPTKTKSVVLLSIPRDLYLLQTEKMGKGRINTMYRDYKVALIREGKTKDEAETLALAEVASELGRTFGMEIHEALMVDFLGFVKAVDAIGGVDIEVPEDLIDTQYPADETSYTTFEIKAGPQHLDGETALKYARSRHSTSDFDRSRRQQQILNALGDKLKEGGALSKPGRILDLLKILEEHVETTLAVREMLGLAEMGGEIDRANILPLQLNDQNGLYGSMVRPGGFLYTPPRAEFGGASVLLPVSIPPMPITWKQINILVDLVIDNRTFFADRTPIDVLNAGAAPGSGRKQSDELERYSFTIDRVANSDNGEKLDQSTVRASEDNREKATFLADLLKMKLDILAPEVAAGMDTSSIQILLGKDYAYTPVQSLFQPIQ; encoded by the coding sequence ATGTCATTTACGGTTCGTCGTTTAACAGACGACAAGAAGAAAAAGAGGCGGCCCATCCCCTGGAAAAAAGTCACGAAGGTGCTGCTGAAAGTCAGCGGCCCGATTCTGGCGTTCAGTGAAATCATGTACGCGCATGCCCAGAAGAAAAGTGAGGAGAAAGCCAAAAAGAAAGAACGACTCAATGTACTCAAGCGTGTGCTTGTGGTGCTCATTACCGTGCTGTGTGCTGCGCTGCTCTTTGCGGCAACCGTGAAAGCGCTGGTCAGTCTGAAAGTGCTGAATATCAAGAGTCTGGTGTCTGTCGCTGCATCCGATTTACCAGCAGACGCATACGGCCATACAAACATCCTGCTCCTCGGAAAAGGCGATGCCGGACACGATGGCGTGGATCTGACGGATACCATCATGATTGCGAGCATCGATCCCACCAAAACCAAGAGCGTCGTGCTGCTCAGTATCCCGCGCGATCTGTATCTGCTGCAGACGGAGAAGATGGGCAAAGGCCGCATCAATACCATGTATCGCGATTATAAAGTGGCACTCATCCGTGAGGGGAAAACCAAAGATGAAGCTGAAACACTGGCTCTGGCAGAAGTCGCGTCGGAACTGGGACGCACATTCGGCATGGAGATTCACGAAGCACTGATGGTCGATTTCCTTGGCTTTGTAAAGGCAGTGGACGCAATCGGCGGCGTGGATATTGAGGTGCCGGAAGATCTGATTGATACACAATATCCGGCCGATGAAACCAGCTACACGACGTTTGAAATCAAGGCCGGCCCGCAGCACCTGGATGGAGAAACCGCACTCAAGTATGCACGCAGCCGCCATTCAACAAGCGACTTCGACCGCTCCCGCCGTCAGCAGCAGATTCTCAATGCACTCGGCGATAAGCTGAAGGAAGGTGGGGCACTCTCGAAACCCGGCCGCATCCTGGACCTCCTGAAGATTCTTGAAGAGCACGTCGAAACCACGCTCGCCGTCCGCGAGATGCTCGGCCTTGCGGAAATGGGTGGAGAGATTGACCGCGCGAATATTCTGCCGCTGCAGCTCAATGACCAGAACGGTCTGTACGGATCGATGGTCCGCCCGGGCGGCTTCCTCTACACGCCTCCGCGCGCAGAATTCGGTGGCGCCTCTGTCCTACTCCCTGTCTCGATCCCCCCCATGCCGATCACCTGGAAGCAGATCAATATTCTCGTGGATCTCGTCATTGATAACCGCACCTTCTTTGCAGACCGCACGCCGATTGACGTGCTGAATGCAGGGGCAGCACCGGGCAGCGGACGCAAACAGAGCGACGAACTTGAGCGGTACAGCTTCACGATCGACAGAGTGGCCAACAGCGACAATGGGGAAAAGCTGGACCAGTCGACAGTCCGTGCATCGGAAGACAATCGCGAGAAAGCGACCTTCCTCGCCGATCTCCTCAAGATGAAACTGGACATTCTGGCTCCCGAGGTTGCCGCTGGAATGGACACATCTTCCATTCAGATTCTGCTTGGAAAGGACTATGCTTACACCCCTGTGCAGTCCCTCTTCCAACCCATTCAATGA
- the lexA gene encoding transcriptional repressor LexA — MSLTPHQRTTLNYIREFQRKRGYSPSLSDLAVAFGVRSKNAIAKVVNALVREKHLEKDPKGRIKILENEDAHDGVPAFSLPLFGPIPAGFAAAAEEQAEEMLTIENYLVRDKNATFLLRVKGESMLGAGINDGDLVIVERGKEPKVHDIVVGVLDGAYTLKRLRKDKGKYYLQAENPDYPDLYAMDELQVAGVVRGVIRRY, encoded by the coding sequence ATGTCCCTCACTCCCCACCAGCGCACTACGTTAAATTACATCCGCGAATTTCAGCGCAAGCGTGGCTACAGCCCCTCGCTGTCTGACCTCGCGGTTGCCTTTGGCGTCCGCAGCAAGAACGCAATTGCGAAGGTGGTAAACGCACTCGTACGGGAGAAACATCTGGAGAAAGATCCCAAGGGAAGGATTAAAATCTTGGAAAATGAAGATGCACATGACGGCGTCCCTGCATTCAGCCTCCCTCTCTTTGGCCCCATCCCCGCCGGTTTTGCGGCAGCTGCAGAAGAACAGGCAGAGGAAATGCTGACCATTGAAAACTATCTCGTCCGCGATAAAAACGCGACCTTTCTGCTCCGCGTCAAAGGCGAAAGCATGCTCGGTGCCGGCATTAACGACGGTGATCTGGTCATTGTCGAGCGCGGCAAAGAACCGAAAGTACACGATATTGTGGTGGGCGTGCTGGATGGAGCGTACACACTCAAGCGCCTTCGCAAGGACAAGGGGAAGTACTACCTGCAGGCAGAAAACCCTGATTACCCGGACCTGTACGCTATGGATGAGCTCCAGGTCGCAGGCGTTGTCCGTGGAGTGATCCGCCGCTACTAA
- a CDS encoding potassium channel family protein gives MAKKVRMGPLEKLSNASYTKLFLLWMLLNIVCAVWYFELGALHSPSAPTHLAEMETWDRLFNSFYFSIITATSIGYGDIVPMGLSKAIAMVQAILALLIFAIFVAKLVTRRQDIIMDDMHRMTSESIFHSLRQGLFIVRKDFDTLIQRLETEKTLTPEEWDILATAYIQAEKLMEDMPQLYGSRIDAKRDTLLLEAIQRTLRRMKTLTDLLTKKKIAWKKHESASELKELISIVETVMPHWQQTHKTKSPIFKEIMSITKGLKASL, from the coding sequence ATGGCGAAAAAAGTTCGCATGGGCCCATTGGAGAAGCTGAGTAACGCCAGTTACACGAAGCTTTTTCTGTTGTGGATGCTTCTGAACATCGTCTGTGCAGTGTGGTACTTCGAGCTGGGTGCACTGCATAGTCCCAGCGCCCCCACGCATCTGGCGGAAATGGAGACATGGGATCGCCTCTTCAACAGCTTCTACTTCAGTATTATCACCGCTACCTCCATTGGATACGGCGATATTGTGCCGATGGGATTATCTAAGGCCATAGCGATGGTGCAGGCGATTCTGGCACTCCTGATCTTTGCCATCTTTGTGGCCAAGCTCGTTACCCGCAGGCAGGACATAATCATGGATGACATGCATCGCATGACCTCCGAAAGTATATTCCACAGTCTGCGGCAGGGACTTTTCATTGTCCGGAAAGACTTCGATACGCTGATCCAGAGACTGGAGACAGAAAAAACACTGACACCGGAAGAATGGGACATTCTTGCAACCGCCTACATCCAAGCCGAAAAACTGATGGAAGACATGCCCCAGCTCTACGGCAGCCGCATTGATGCCAAGCGCGACACCCTGCTTCTGGAAGCCATCCAGCGCACACTCCGTCGCATGAAGACACTGACAGATCTGCTCACGAAAAAGAAAATTGCCTGGAAGAAACACGAGAGTGCGAGTGAGCTGAAAGAACTGATTTCCATCGTGGAAACCGTCATGCCGCACTGGCAGCAGACACATAAAACCAAGAGCCCGATTTTTAAGGAGATTATGAGTATTACCAAAGGGCTGAAGGCATCACTTTGA
- a CDS encoding zinc-ribbon domain containing protein, with product MADQQLTCRDCGQAFTFTDGEQEFYASKNLSAPQRCKNCRSARKNDRGAMREMHDAVCAQCGAACQVPFKPRPVEEGGKPVLCKACFMAKRDSDGGMG from the coding sequence ATGGCTGATCAGCAGCTCACGTGCCGCGATTGCGGACAGGCATTTACGTTCACAGACGGTGAACAGGAATTTTACGCTAGCAAGAACTTGAGCGCTCCACAGCGCTGCAAGAACTGCCGCTCCGCTCGCAAGAACGATCGCGGTGCTATGCGTGAAATGCACGACGCAGTATGTGCCCAGTGTGGCGCAGCTTGCCAGGTGCCGTTCAAACCACGTCCGGTTGAGGAAGGCGGAAAGCCGGTCCTCTGCAAGGCTTGTTTCATGGCCAAGCGCGACTCTGATGGTGGCATGGGTTAA
- the dtd gene encoding D-tyrosyl-tRNA(Tyr) deacylase: MRLLLQKVSKARVIVDKETIGSIQDGYVLFLGVLHGDTAAQADWLADKVLSLRLYATEEGDNKQTILEHGGSILLVSQFTLAAQTDRGTKPDYGYAAPGPVAEPLYLHFAEALRSRGILVETGRFGAFMSVELTNEGPYTLWLDR, translated from the coding sequence ATGCGTCTTCTTCTTCAGAAAGTGAGTAAAGCCCGCGTGATTGTCGACAAAGAGACAATCGGCTCCATTCAAGATGGCTATGTGCTGTTTCTCGGTGTTTTACATGGTGATACAGCCGCACAGGCGGATTGGCTCGCGGACAAAGTGCTCAGTTTGCGTCTGTATGCCACGGAGGAAGGCGACAATAAGCAGACTATTCTGGAACACGGCGGATCGATCCTTCTTGTCTCGCAATTCACCCTGGCGGCTCAGACGGATCGGGGGACGAAGCCGGATTATGGGTATGCAGCCCCGGGACCTGTGGCAGAACCGCTGTATCTCCACTTTGCAGAGGCATTGCGATCTCGCGGCATACTCGTGGAAACAGGTCGTTTTGGTGCTTTTATGTCTGTTGAGCTCACCAACGAAGGGCCGTATACGCTCTGGCTGGATCGTTGA
- a CDS encoding DUF1624 domain-containing protein, producing the protein MKRYPELDILRSLAVIGMIVYHAAFDLQVFYGVAINVNQGAWKIFQVTVASVFLLLVGISFAISYNRTTAAKRRFKVLKRGLLLLGCGMLVSIATYTADPDTYVRFGILHMIGVSILLLPIFVPLKRWNLGVAAILLVLSQWVSSMRIATSLLLPFGLMSPHFRTVDYFPLIPWFGVVLIGLVIGQTLYVDHLIWRKNLPTILTSESHPSTLTSTFTIPGRYALIIYLLHQPILLTVLSIFL; encoded by the coding sequence ATGAAGCGCTACCCCGAACTCGACATACTGCGGTCCCTGGCAGTCATCGGCATGATCGTGTATCACGCCGCATTTGATCTGCAGGTTTTTTACGGTGTTGCTATCAATGTGAATCAGGGTGCGTGGAAAATCTTTCAGGTGACTGTCGCATCGGTCTTCCTGCTGCTCGTCGGCATCAGTTTTGCAATTTCCTACAATCGGACCACTGCAGCAAAGCGCCGGTTCAAGGTTCTCAAACGGGGGCTACTGCTACTTGGCTGCGGCATGCTCGTCAGCATCGCAACCTACACTGCAGACCCGGACACGTATGTCCGTTTCGGCATCCTGCATATGATCGGCGTGTCTATCCTGCTCCTTCCCATCTTTGTGCCTCTCAAGCGATGGAATCTGGGGGTGGCAGCCATCTTGCTCGTGCTCTCGCAGTGGGTCTCATCCATGCGCATTGCTACATCGCTCCTTCTGCCTTTCGGCCTGATGAGCCCGCACTTCCGGACCGTCGATTACTTCCCGCTCATTCCCTGGTTCGGCGTTGTGCTGATTGGTTTGGTAATCGGCCAAACCTTGTACGTTGATCATCTCATCTGGCGAAAAAACCTCCCGACAATCCTCACCTCTGAATCTCATCCCTCAACCCTCACCTCAACCTTTACCATCCCCGGCCGTTACGCCCTCATCATCTATCTTCTCCATCAACCGATCCTGCTCACCGTTCTCTCTATTTTCCTCTAG
- a CDS encoding DNA polymerase IV — MIAHIDADSFFASVLQRKHPELRGKPLLAMGMGGSCVIAASYEAKAKGVKTGMPLRMAMELCPEAVRMPSDFAETSLASHQIEAILQNHSPVLEQMSIDEWFVDLNALVGGIPFDLYIWAKDIQQEVLSMTGMSVSVGIGPSKTLAKMASEYRKPAGVTVVEKRDIETFLADRPAAAIPGIGRARQKHAAANNWVTALDMTVVDDMTLQKLFGRPGIDLKRELLGERLSKVASNEEPPQSISRTRTFKKTISKEKIWAQLLEHVSYCILKMRKQDLATRGISIWLRDGNYHHTGQQQRLPQLLDTEDAITPVVKRCFEKMLKARTPYTQVGFALWDLHPKAATQFSLFKSPKETMRSEILQQSLDSLRVRFGRDVVTRGSALGVQHKKKRGVNLPLYE, encoded by the coding sequence ATGATTGCTCATATTGATGCTGACAGTTTTTTCGCGTCTGTTTTACAGAGAAAACATCCCGAACTCCGCGGGAAGCCTTTGCTGGCGATGGGCATGGGTGGCAGCTGTGTGATTGCCGCCAGTTACGAAGCAAAAGCTAAAGGGGTGAAGACCGGGATGCCGCTCAGGATGGCAATGGAACTCTGTCCGGAAGCAGTCCGCATGCCGTCAGATTTTGCGGAGACATCGCTCGCCTCTCACCAGATAGAAGCCATTCTGCAGAACCATTCCCCTGTTCTGGAACAGATGTCGATTGATGAATGGTTTGTAGATCTGAACGCGCTTGTGGGAGGTATTCCATTCGATCTTTATATCTGGGCGAAAGATATCCAGCAGGAAGTGCTGAGCATGACTGGCATGTCCGTCTCTGTGGGCATAGGACCGAGCAAGACGCTTGCAAAGATGGCCAGCGAGTATCGGAAGCCTGCAGGGGTCACGGTCGTGGAGAAGCGGGATATTGAGACATTTCTGGCCGATCGTCCCGCGGCGGCGATTCCAGGCATCGGCAGAGCGCGTCAGAAGCATGCTGCGGCAAATAACTGGGTGACGGCACTGGATATGACGGTGGTTGATGACATGACACTCCAGAAACTCTTCGGGCGACCGGGTATTGATTTGAAGCGCGAGCTGTTGGGAGAACGACTGTCGAAGGTAGCGAGCAACGAAGAACCGCCTCAATCTATTTCCCGCACCCGAACATTCAAAAAAACTATCAGCAAAGAAAAAATCTGGGCACAGCTTCTGGAGCATGTCAGTTACTGCATATTAAAAATGCGGAAACAGGACTTGGCCACCCGCGGTATCTCCATCTGGCTGCGCGACGGCAATTATCATCACACAGGCCAGCAACAGCGCCTCCCCCAACTGCTTGATACTGAAGATGCCATCACACCCGTCGTCAAACGCTGCTTCGAAAAAATGCTCAAAGCCCGCACGCCCTACACCCAAGTCGGCTTCGCGCTCTGGGACCTGCACCCCAAAGCCGCCACCCAGTTCTCGCTCTTCAAAAGCCCGAAAGAAACCATGCGCAGCGAAATTCTCCAGCAGTCACTGGATAGTCTGCGTGTCCGGTTTGGACGCGATGTCGTGACGCGGGGCAGCGCCCTGGGAGTACAGCACAAAAAGAAGCGAGGGGTGAATTTGCCGTTGTATGAGTAG
- a CDS encoding valine--tRNA ligase gives MWEDSGAFKADANSTKESFTISMPPPNATGQLHLGHAVMLALEDIFTRFARMQGKEALWVPGTDHAAIATENVVIKKLKDEGMKDPRKELGREALVGKIAEFVENSKTTIRGQVRKMGSSCDWSRERYTFEPSLNRCVNEVFKKMYEDGLIYRGHRIVNWDPKLQTTVSDDEVEWKEETIPFYTFQYGPFQISTARPETKFGDKYVVMHPDDERYAQYKHGDTFEAEWINGPVRATVIKDTAVDPAFGTGVMTITPWHDTADFEIAERHGLEKEQVIDYEGKLLPIAEEFAGMKIEVARPLIVEKLQSKGLVVKTEEGYVHNKAVNQRGGGTIEPQIKLQWFMDVNKEVVDWKNQKMSLKQIMHDVVHHGDIQIIPERFNKTYFHWIDNLRDWCVSRQIWWGHRIPVWYRGDEIYTGVTAPEGDGWEQDTDTLDTWFSSAMWTWSTLIDPALALDPSLTLNELLERSPDFKKFHPTSVMETGYDILFFWVARMILMTTYATGQIPFKTVYLHGLIRTRDGAKMSKSHPETMIDPLDMISKYGADALRLSMIVGQSPGADSRLYEEKIAGYRNFINKLWNASRFVLMQCEAAGIDPKSIESLPDVSTLSLADRAILHASEILIEDVTKGMETYSLSETGEKLYSFTWDYFCDWYLELSKGTANHAVLVHVLRRLYKLLHPYCPFITEELWAQIKPANAGMLMAEAWPVAKEERKDQAAFGELQILIDVITSIRRLRTEQAVEPAKEISVTIVTGLYSKVLEDQESHIRRMGKIGNLTISTDAQKLENVASVFLADIEVHLSLEGLIDVEKEKASLSKEKENLEKFVAGIEAKLGNEQFVARAPEALVAEQKGKLEEARGKLQKIAERLQGL, from the coding sequence ATGTGGGAGGACAGTGGTGCGTTTAAGGCTGATGCAAACAGTACGAAAGAATCATTCACCATCAGCATGCCGCCGCCCAATGCGACGGGGCAGTTACATCTTGGCCATGCTGTGATGCTCGCACTGGAAGACATTTTCACGCGTTTTGCGCGTATGCAGGGGAAAGAGGCGCTTTGGGTTCCGGGTACGGACCATGCGGCGATTGCGACGGAGAACGTGGTTATCAAGAAGCTAAAAGATGAAGGCATGAAAGATCCGCGCAAAGAACTGGGACGTGAGGCGCTGGTCGGGAAGATTGCGGAGTTTGTGGAGAACAGCAAGACAACCATCCGCGGTCAGGTCCGCAAAATGGGTTCGAGCTGTGACTGGTCCCGCGAACGTTACACTTTTGAGCCGTCACTCAACCGTTGTGTGAATGAAGTCTTCAAGAAGATGTACGAAGATGGTCTCATTTACCGTGGTCACCGTATTGTGAACTGGGACCCGAAACTCCAGACCACCGTGTCCGACGATGAAGTGGAATGGAAGGAGGAGACCATTCCGTTCTATACGTTCCAGTACGGCCCGTTTCAGATTTCGACCGCGCGCCCTGAAACCAAATTCGGCGACAAGTACGTGGTGATGCATCCGGATGATGAGCGCTACGCTCAGTATAAACACGGCGATACCTTCGAAGCCGAGTGGATCAACGGACCTGTCCGTGCAACCGTCATTAAAGATACTGCTGTCGATCCTGCGTTCGGTACAGGAGTGATGACGATTACCCCGTGGCACGATACGGCGGACTTTGAAATTGCCGAGCGCCATGGCCTCGAGAAAGAACAGGTGATCGACTATGAAGGAAAGCTGCTTCCGATCGCTGAGGAATTTGCCGGGATGAAGATCGAAGTGGCGCGTCCGCTCATTGTCGAAAAGCTGCAATCAAAGGGGCTCGTCGTAAAGACCGAAGAAGGCTACGTGCACAACAAAGCCGTGAACCAGCGCGGCGGGGGAACGATTGAACCGCAGATCAAACTGCAGTGGTTTATGGATGTGAATAAAGAGGTGGTGGATTGGAAAAATCAGAAAATGAGCCTGAAGCAGATCATGCATGATGTCGTGCATCATGGAGATATTCAGATTATTCCTGAGCGATTCAACAAGACGTATTTCCACTGGATTGATAACCTGCGGGACTGGTGTGTGAGTCGTCAGATCTGGTGGGGTCATCGCATTCCGGTGTGGTATCGCGGCGATGAAATTTATACCGGTGTGACGGCGCCTGAAGGTGATGGTTGGGAACAGGACACTGACACTCTCGACACCTGGTTCTCATCCGCCATGTGGACGTGGTCGACACTCATTGATCCTGCGCTGGCACTCGATCCGTCGCTGACACTCAACGAATTATTGGAGCGCAGTCCTGACTTCAAAAAATTCCATCCGACCTCTGTGATGGAAACCGGCTACGATATTTTATTCTTCTGGGTCGCCCGTATGATCCTGATGACAACATATGCGACGGGGCAGATTCCGTTCAAGACAGTGTATCTCCACGGTCTCATCCGCACGCGTGACGGTGCAAAAATGAGCAAGAGTCATCCCGAAACCATGATCGATCCGCTGGATATGATCAGCAAATACGGAGCAGATGCGCTGCGTCTTTCGATGATCGTGGGCCAGAGTCCGGGTGCCGATTCCCGTCTCTACGAAGAAAAGATTGCCGGCTATCGTAACTTCATCAACAAGCTCTGGAACGCATCGCGCTTTGTGCTGATGCAGTGTGAGGCGGCTGGTATTGATCCGAAGAGCATTGAATCATTGCCCGATGTATCAACGTTATCTCTCGCAGACCGTGCCATCCTCCATGCATCGGAAATTCTGATTGAGGATGTGACGAAAGGGATGGAGACCTACAGCCTGAGCGAGACCGGCGAAAAGCTCTACAGTTTCACGTGGGATTACTTCTGCGACTGGTACCTGGAACTCTCGAAGGGGACTGCGAATCATGCTGTTTTGGTTCATGTGCTCCGCCGTCTCTACAAGCTGCTGCATCCGTATTGTCCGTTCATTACCGAAGAACTCTGGGCACAGATCAAGCCTGCAAATGCCGGTATGTTGATGGCGGAAGCGTGGCCTGTTGCAAAAGAAGAGCGTAAGGATCAGGCAGCTTTTGGTGAATTGCAGATATTGATCGACGTGATTACCTCTATCCGCAGACTGCGTACAGAGCAGGCGGTGGAACCGGCGAAGGAGATTTCTGTGACGATTGTGACCGGTCTGTATTCCAAGGTGTTGGAAGATCAGGAATCACACATCCGCCGTATGGGAAAGATCGGTAACCTGACTATTTCTACCGATGCCCAGAAGCTGGAGAATGTGGCGTCCGTATTCCTGGCAGACATCGAAGTGCATCTCTCTCTTGAAGGGTTGATCGATGTTGAGAAAGAGAAAGCGAGTCTCAGCAAAGAGAAAGAGAACCTGGAGAAGTTTGTTGCGGGAATCGAAGCCAAGCTTGGAAACGAACAATTTGTAGCACGAGCCCCGGAAGCTTTGGTGGCAGAACAGAAGGGGAAGTTGGAGGAGGCTAGGGGCAAGCTTCAGAAGATTGCAGAGCGTTTACAGGGTCTGTGA
- the rplJ gene encoding 50S ribosomal protein L10, translated as MALTKKQKSAQLQELKDKMQKSSSVMFAHYIGLTVHDVSDFRDQLRASDAEMKVAKKTLMQLAAKDLGLPELTDKAIEGPVACIFSFSDPLTGAQVAFKFGKTNPQVELIGGIFEGKLLSKEEAVRLAKIPGKLQLLGMFAAMLNSPLTSFARGLTELAKQKEAPAPKEEPKVEAAPATDAPAAETKTEEAAPAADAAPTTEAAPETPAAPAADAPAA; from the coding sequence ATGGCCCTCACCAAGAAGCAGAAATCGGCCCAGCTCCAGGAGCTCAAGGATAAAATGCAGAAGAGCAGCTCCGTGATGTTCGCTCACTACATTGGACTCACTGTCCACGATGTCAGCGACTTCCGCGATCAGCTCCGCGCATCCGATGCAGAAATGAAAGTCGCCAAGAAGACCCTCATGCAGCTTGCTGCGAAGGATCTTGGTCTGCCGGAACTGACAGATAAGGCAATTGAAGGACCTGTTGCCTGTATCTTCAGCTTTTCCGATCCTCTGACAGGCGCTCAGGTTGCATTCAAGTTCGGAAAGACAAACCCGCAGGTTGAACTCATCGGCGGTATCTTCGAAGGCAAGCTTCTCTCCAAAGAGGAAGCAGTCCGTCTCGCGAAGATCCCTGGCAAGCTCCAGTTGCTTGGTATGTTTGCTGCCATGTTGAACAGCCCTCTCACGTCGTTTGCTCGCGGCCTCACGGAGCTTGCAAAACAGAAGGAAGCGCCTGCTCCAAAAGAAGAACCGAAGGTAGAAGCAGCTCCGGCAACGGACGCTCCTGCTGCTGAAACAAAGACAGAAGAAGCAGCGCCTGCAGCAGATGCTGCCCCAACTACAGAAGCCGCACCGGAAACTCCCGCAGCACCTGCTGCCGATGCTCCTGCCGCTTAA